The genomic stretch AGACAGGTTCAATGACCGAAACTTCCTCATTCGTTGTTGGACCAGAGATTTGTAAAACACCTTGATTCATCAAATTCTGAATGTCATTTTGTACTACTTTACATCCCTTCGGCTGAATGGCACATTCCTCACAGCTATCGTGACAAGTATCAATCAATCTAGCCCTCACCAATCCTGCATGAAGCGCTAGCAacggagttttaacatcttcCACGTTCTTGATTACACACACATCAGAAGCATCCTCAACGGCATTGACATCACCATGTGCTGGCAAAGGGTTACTTTTGACATTGGGTCCGACGTCTCGAAAGGACAGAATCTTCTTTTCAACCaggtctcgcacaatatgctttaaagcataacatccttctaaatcatgtccaggggcacccccatggaaaggacaatgagcatctggattgtaccatggcggtaaaggatttggtggaggacccaaagatCTGGGCGTCACTAACCCTTTTTGTAGCAATGACGGGTACAattcagtgtatgtcatagggattgaagcaaacGGAACTCTACTTCTTGGCACCTTATTTTGATTTTGAGGATTTTGCGGACGAGGAGCCTGTGCCCTTggctgttgataagcaggtggcGCGGGCGCTTGCTGATATATCGGCGCTTGTTGAGCAGGAACAGGTTGATAAACTGAAGCTTGTGGTTGGTTAAAATTTGGTGTGACAGCtgccacatacggttgttgaaCATATTGTATTGGATAAATTGGTTGTTGTTGAGAAAATTGGTGTTGTTTTTTCCATGACTGACTCCTTCTTTGGCTGGTTGACACTGCATTCGTATCCccctccttctttctttgaaatcctccaggaaactttttggcattactaccagatgtttcagaggtggtcgtcatctttccattcttcaatccaagTTCGACCTTTATGCCTACAGCGACCAGGTCAGAGAAACTTGCAGATACACTACTTACCATTCTTTCATAGAAAACAGGTTTaactgtatccatgaaccaatccgctaattccttctcagccagaggtggttcgacttgcgaggccacttccctccatcgttgcgcatactccttaaaagactccttatctttctgggacatgctgagcagttgtctcctatctggggccatatccatgttatacttgtaatgttggatgaaggtatcagataagtcttggaaacaCCGAATCCTACTCTGATCCAGGCTTAGGTACCACTtggagggagcacccctcaagctgtcctggaagcaatgtatcataagcTTGTCATCCTCCACATGTgcagccatttttcgatagtacataataaggtgactCTTAGGACACGAGTGGCCCTCATACTTATCAAAATCTGGGGTCTTGAACTTCGCAGGAATCACAAGACCCGACACCAAGCACATCTCCTTAGCTgtagcaccaaaaacttggtcgCCCTCCATAGCTCTCAATCTCTTCTCCAGCATCTGGTAATTCTCCTTCATCCCTCTTAGGTCTTCCTgcctttcctcatcttcatctgaaaAGTCTGGAGCATGTTGCTGATCTTCAAAGTAAGGTTGCACATGCGCCCGGACGAGAGGAGGTGCGAACGTGTGAACCACTGGATGGTTTTCATTGATGGTCGGTAGAGGAGCTGTCTGCTGAGCAGGTGGTGCAAAACCAGGTGCACCTTCAACTGTAGGCGTGAAACCAGGAGGTAGACCATAGGTTGGCCAGGTTGTTGGTACCGCCCtcgcaggttggggttcaatcgttGGACCGGCGATTTCAGAAACAACCGTTGTTTGGGTGTCAAGCTTTGCCCTGATAACCTGTAATATCTCCATGACCTGCCCCATGTTTCCACGCAGGTCTTCGAGCTCTGAGCTCACTCGCTCCAATTCATGCTCCtgatctgccattctttgacgagcTCTGGCACGAGTGTTATattggtgttgaaaattcagcgtgaaactggaggaagaaaggacagaatgagactcttttttttttttttaaatgtatatgaatgcatgtatggatgcatttgtttgcaaaactcttagttatctttattatttattcaaGCAATGTTAGAATATAAGAATAACATGTAATAATTGAGAACTAAAATGACAACTTCCATTAATTAAAATCAGATTCAAATACAAAGATATTTAACTTCAAGTACACACGATTTGAATACAAAAATTTAAACACcaacaattcaaattcaagtacaagtaaaCTTAAGTTCTGTCTCAGCTCTTAAGATCGTAGCCAGATCTGTGGTGAGCTCATTCATCATCTTCTTGATAAACTTGACGAAATTGAAAACTTGAGGAGGCGTGTTTTCTGGACATATACACCAATCCGCTTCCTGGAGTTTTTCTGGAAGTTCCAACATGTTGAGGTTAACAAACCTAGCCAAGTTGCGGAACTtgccattccattcaacatagagcTCTTGGAGTTCCTTGATGACCTTTTGATCTTCATCTAAGGTTGCTCTAGCTTCTCTGTACAACCTCTTCCAGTACACACAATCATTTTTTAGGAGTAAGTAGGCTGCATCACCTTCCTGGCTCTCCAAAACTGCAAACCTCCTAGTAGCTTCTTCTAACTGGTACCTGAGATGGTGACAGTTCCTTTCAGCTTCTTCCTTTTGGAGGATCTCGCGAGACAACTTTTCCTCGCATTTCTTCAGAGCTTCCCTCAAGTCACGGATCTGTGCCTCAAAGTCAAGCTTAATTTCCTTTTTATCCATAAGAGATTTATCCAACAATCTCCCTAGCTCACAGATCCTATACTCAGCTTTCTTGAGCTCCTCCTTCCGGGTTCGGATCACTGATGTGGAACCCAATAAGATATGATCAAGATCATCTTTCTGGTCTTCCAAAAGCCTAGCTCTCTTGTTGCTATCCTCAAGTTCTTGGGCTTTTCCCTTACGTTCCTCTTTCAAATTCTGATTTTCAAAGATAACTCGGTTCATCTGAATTCGTAAATCGGCATTCTCCACTTCAAGCTCCTTAACCTTAGTAACgagtttctccatgtcctcaAGGAGTATGGGCTCGGGCTCAGGGGTTTTAGGAAGAGCTGGAGCCTTTAAGATATATGGCAACTGGATTTCCTCAACTCTTTCTTTCACCCATTGCGTGTAAGGTTCTTTGGCAAGAATGTTTCTCTTTCCAAACTCTTTACCCATTCTTACAACCTTTAACCAAGCCTTTCGTACTGCTCTTACATcaggattgcttgcttggatgtcagAGAGCACAAATGGTTGTAAGTCCTTTGCGTCAGGAGGACCATCCATGGGGTAACCGTGTTGTAATCGAGATAACacagggttatagttgatgcaacccttggtgCCCAACAGCGGTACATTGGGAAATTCCCCACAACTGACTATAATGTCTGGGGTTTCCCACTCTCGGATATACCATCTGATGGAACTTGCGGTGAGAGAAGCTAATTTCTGAGGAGACTTAAGTTCTTTTGCcacaaaaggaccttcttcagGCATGTGTTGCATGAACCAAGTGTAAAGCAAAGGAGCACAACACAACAACACTCCACCCCTCTTTTCATGTCGAGCGTGAAGGGCATAGTAAATATCAGCTAAGAGAAATGGTACTGGATTGCCAGAGAGAAAGACTTCTATGGCCACTTgatccacaaatttttcaacatttggGAATAACACGATCCCATGGATCAATAAAGCCACCACAGCATAGAATGCATTCCAATTTCCACTTTTCTTGAACTTTAGAGCTAAATCCTCCAAAAACATCGCAGCAAAACCTTTGCAACCCCCTTTTTCAGCCCAATTGTCTCGAACAGTCGGGACGTTGATGCTTAAGGCCGAAGCTATCTTCTTTGGGCCCATATCTTCTTCGAGCTTTGGAAACGGATTAAAATCTTTCAACTTGAGACCCACGATCCTCTCaacttcttccaaagtaggagctagctggaaatcagcgaatgtgaaacagcgtagaggtggatcataataTTGTGCCAGAGAGCCGATGATTCCATAGTCCACTTTCTTATTTAGCAGGCTCAAAATCTTCCCATAGCTCTTTCCAAAATCATCACGTCTGCTGAGAGACAAATCAGAGATCAAACCCTTCAGACTATCCAACTTAGGTTCCTTGTACTTGAGCGTGAAAGTGTGTCTCACTGAAGTTGTCATTTTCAAATTCTCAAttcctgaaacaaataagagGTAACTAAGAGTTTGCTCtttatgatgttgatgcaatgtatGAATGTGATGCATTTTTTTTTGTATAGGTTCAATGGGCTTAAGGCATGGATAAGTCTGATTGCTTTGTATAGAACatggttctcaccaggtatggtctaaggttttttcttgaaaaagttcctagagtcatggatccattagattgtttgctacctgcggcaacttacttgccgggcatcaactccatctaaagaatctactctaggtgaggttctcgtatcgatctaacgagaaatacatctcgcagacccacactacgcaaccatctttcctaaTGGGGtaaagaactaaggttctacaaatggttctcagagtcatggatcctaaagaaaacatcgaagcttacggcaacttacttgccgagcgacaacatcctctcaagaatctactctaagtgaggttctcgtaccgacccaacgagaaatacatctcgcggacccgcactactcaacccCGTCCTATCTTATGTctttactcgagactcgggtaaaaagtctttcccacaaggtttgcaatcagagtcTCTCCAAGGACCAAAGCATATCGAACCAATATAACAGATTATAgcaatatgacaataaagataacaaaatcaataaagaaaagccacataggtaaacacacaaaggcacacaaacgacctaactaggcttgactcgcttagggattgggtgtcttccccagcagagtcgccatctgtcgcacctcgaaaaatggggatacgacttcaaagcgaagcacgatcgcacgctcgcaatgatggactgaacagagtcgccaccgaactttatttattcctaaaaaagaaaggggaaatatcgataaaacccaagacaaagggaaaggataagatatggtcatcgcaaccaatatccgggttcgggagtcgattacgcaaggggaaggtattagcacccctcacgtccgttgtactcaacgggaaccattaggttagttgtgtgcgttagtgtcagttgaaatattaggcttttcaaattattaggtgggaaagaataaatagaatcaaaagaaaagagaagatgtttttggattttttaacgaaggactaaacctaagttttttattagtgggcctgacaagattcataaatcttgctcctacgtatctcaaaagagaaatcaaggcttacgtagttctgggtagaaaaatgtttgtttgttggtcgatttttagcgaaagctatattgtattaatcgacaaaaacattgttttacccaaaacagatgaggagtgaacgtataccacacatcgaacggatttataaatctacattcggaaaagcgtcatttatctctactcaacaatcgtggccgaaacattgttttgtatcccttaagacaatatatctttcatttatgaaaaaaagggtttttgattagtcgcacggcggcgagaaaagagtttgattggttggatgtgttttgagtgatggcgagaacttggatgagcgagatatacatctcgaatcctagcctcaggagtgcatggtatacaccatgttccatttccatctttattgaaagagtttaagataggaattaagtattttggaatttgaaagacgagtacttgtgacttacaagctcttacagcttggggtctaatactcgggactacgtctggacattccacccaggcagtctgtttctttccaatattgctaagaaaaaTGATTCGgatatttatgaatgttttggagggaagacgaatatttatggcttgcaagctcttacagcttgagcctaatattcgggattacggctggatattccctccaggtaatctttttcttccaactttattaagaagatggtttgagatatttacaggtgttttggagagaagacgaatatttatggcttgcaagctcttacagcttgagcctaacattcgggattacgactggacattccatccaggtaacctttttcttccaactttattaagaaaatgattttgaatattaGAGGGTGGAAGtgaagacgaatatttatgactggcaagctcttacagcttgagcctaatattcgggattacgactggacattccatccaggtaatctttttcttcacgttttatttagaaaatgatttgaatattagagtgttaaagagaagacgaatattaaaATGAGATTGAAATATGTCTAAGGACCTTAGAGATCATGTTTTGAGAGACATACCTttgagaatcaatggttgaaCACACTTTGACTCGGGGAATCAACAAAAATCTTAGCTGAGGAACCATActtgatgctcttgatgaaaagtcataccttgcataataaacttaaagaaaacaagaCATATATTTGCTATTTTAATTATTGGTTAAATAAgtaatgaacatataaacacaaagataaaacacaaacaaagaagtgTTTGATGATACCTGCAAAAaggcaaacccaaagatgagagggagatGACAAATATGTGATCTTATTTGTATGCAAAGATGCAAATGAAATATGGGATCTTAGGgtgaaaattagggtatgacaggGGACACCACATACAAGTGAGAGAGACAtcacatattcacccaaaatcttaaggtgtTAGGTAAATGGATTCTCTCTCTTATAAATCCAACATTCCACCATTCATAAGCAATGTGGGACTTTAATCACTCACACTTACATCCAACATAAACAATGTAATGAGTATTTAAAAAAGAGAATATATCTTTCCCCTCAATTTTGTTCATAAACCAAGAGGTATATGACTctagttttgaaaatataaaaaatctATTGATGGGGATCGAACCAATGACCATTTCAACTATCCCCTCGATTTTAGAGCACTTTTCATGACGTCCTTCGTTACCTCGCCTATGTAGCCAAGATTAAATCAACTTCGTGTCCGAAGATAAATGTATTTTTTGTAGTAGTGAGACTTTGATGATAAAAAAATACTCATGGATATGCGTTCAGGTTTGGATCAAGATCAATATATTATTCATATAAGAAGCAATCCATAATCACCCTTTCTACCACTGAAGCTGAATTTGTTGTAGAGTCCTCTTATGCATACCATGACATTTGGCTTATACGATTTTTGGATCAACAAAACCAATCTTAAGAGAGGAAGATTGCAATTCTGGTTGGCAATATCTCTTCAATTAAATTGTCGGAAATCCTGTTATGAGTGATAAATGCAAACATATAGATGTGAGATACCACCTTCCTAAAGACCTTACAAGAAAATGAATGGTTGAATTGATCAATTGCATCACACAAGATCGAATTGCATACCCATAGCTAAGATCTTAAAACTTGAGTCTTTTTTGTAAGTTAAGGGGAAAACTTGGCATGTGTGAGTTGTCTAATTTAGATTGAGTTACTTGATTCTTGTGTTTAGTTTAGGGGAAAAGTTTATTAGGACTAATTCAGCTAGTTTGGTAGGTAGTTAAATACATAGTTATGAAGAAATTAACTTACTTATGTCATAAGCTAACTAAGTTGTCAAGttaatttattttatttgtatAACAACTTAAAGGGTATGATACtggaaaaataataataaatactATATTGATAATGTAAAAGGACCATTATTTTGAGACAAATAAAAAGTGCAAATAAAACACTTTTTATGAGACACATATTACTTAATTTCGATTAACAATGTGAACTATTACTCCATTAATTCATAGGGAGAAGCATAATAACTTCATTATTTCTACCAATGAACATTCTCAAAAACCCTTCCACTTCTATCAGAGCTAGAAGTAGAACCGCCACTCACTCTCTCTGTATTCCAAATTGCCCCCTCTATTTACTCATTTACATTTAAGAATAAAACTATCAAATTCAATTATAAAACTCTCCTTCCTTTTTCAAGATTCATTACCAACCTTACACTAGAACAAGACTTATCCATGAAGACTTTTCAAAACCGTTTCAAATCCTTCATCCAAAAAGTAATTGAAGCTCCAAAACACTTTCTTTTCTCAACCAAAACAAAAAAGCCACTTCTAATCCTTGACCGATTTTACTTCAACACCAACAATGTCTGTGGTCACCATCTATTTCTTCTTGACATCAAAACTAAACATCTCAAAGAGCTTCATATTCCAAGAGTCACAAATTCCGACATGGGTTATAAGATCATATCTTCATGCAATGGCTTACTTTGTATTGCTCATTATTCCTTAGACCAATACTCTACCCTTTTTCTTTGGAATCCAACCACAAAACAAACCAAAAGAATCATTGAACAACAAAGACAACCTTTGCTTTTGCCGCCAAATTGTCTTATAGGCTTTTATGAAAGTAATGGTTTTTATGTAGTAAGGTTTCACTCTTTTCAAAACACAAAGACTAGTTATTATGCTATTCGAGGCGAAAAGTACTCGTTGAGTGAAGGGGTGTGGAGAGAAATAAAGGGTTGTGatcaaaatttgattttgaaaGGAGATTTGTTTTGGACTGAGAACACTGTGACAGTGAAAGAAACTTTGTTTTGGGTTGCTATGGAGGTGAATGAAAAGGTTAGTCACGAAATGATAATCTCTTTTAATTCATCCAACGAAGCTATTAGCAAGATTGAAATGCCGTTTAATTCGTCTAAGGATTGTGTTGAAGTTTATAAGAAACTTGCAGTGTATAGTTATAAAGGTTCTTCTTCTGTTGCTTTGATGATTTGTTCAGAAAGTAAAAGTATGGAACAATGGTTAGATTTATGGGTTTTGTGTGATGAATATGAAGATATTGAGTATTGGATTAAGGTGCAAACTTTAGGCAGGTTTTCGAGATTAGAGCGACCAGTTGG from Lathyrus oleraceus cultivar Zhongwan6 chromosome 7, CAAS_Psat_ZW6_1.0, whole genome shotgun sequence encodes the following:
- the LOC127106626 gene encoding uncharacterized protein LOC127106626 produces the protein MKTFQNRFKSFIQKVIEAPKHFLFSTKTKKPLLILDRFYFNTNNVCGHHLFLLDIKTKHLKELHIPRVTNSDMGYKIISSCNGLLCIAHYSLDQYSTLFLWNPTTKQTKRIIEQQRQPLLLPPNCLIGFYESNGFYVVRFHSFQNTKTSYYAIRGEKYSLSEGVWREIKGCDQNLILKGDLFWTENTVTVKETLFWVAMEVNEKVSHEMIISFNSSNEAISKIEMPFNSSKDCVEVYKKLAVYSYKGSSSVALMICSESKSMEQWLDLWVLCDEYEDIEYWIKVQTLGRFSRLERPVGVWKNQVLMATNKMIHSVGGVVAFLQEDDIGAEFYYNSLNYEESFFPLNDVLEVDHIEKEGFLVI